Proteins encoded together in one Falco peregrinus isolate bFalPer1 chromosome 2, bFalPer1.pri, whole genome shotgun sequence window:
- the SNRPD3 gene encoding small nuclear ribonucleoprotein Sm D3: MSIGVPIKVLHEAEGHIVTCETNTGEVYRGKLIEAEDNMNCQMSNITVTYRDGRVAQLEQVYIRGSKIRFLILPDMLKNAPMLKSMKNKNQGSGAGRGKAAILKAQVAARGRGRGMGRGNIFQKRR, translated from the exons ATGTCAATTGGAGTGCCAATTAAAGTCCTGCATGAGGCTGAAGGCCATATTGTGACATGTGAGACCAATACTGGAGAAGTTTACCGAGGCAAACTTATTGAAGCTGAAGACAACATGAATTGTCAG ATGTCCAACATTACAGTGACATACAGAGATGGACGAGTGGCACAGCTGGAACAGGTGTACATCAGAGGTAGCAAGATACGGTTTCTCATTTTACCAGATATGTTGAAGAACGCTCCTATGCTAAAGAGCATGAAGAACAAAAACCAGGGTTCTGGGGCTGGGCGAGGAAAAGCAGCTATTCTCAAAGCTCAAG tggcTGCAAGAGGAAGAGGCCGTGGTATGGGCCGTGGCAACATCTTCCAGAAGCGAAGATAA
- the GUCD1 gene encoding protein GUCD1, whose product MASSSFPPCTARRNRKAAVAAGRALPFPSRPGRLGPRCRGTTVPPQSCPAGRGQPRPAGGTAALPGQGWPPARPALPRPPQAAPQPAAPRPPPAASCPCPPPRPATAPHTAAPARGRRPGARPHAAPAPGAGRSQRRAEGCRAAAGRLGGAGSERAAGPATAMKSPREPGEPPPPVDCIQLKVPVIQQLYHWDCGLACSRMVLQYLNHLDNDEFQKAIQELQLTKSIWTIDLAYLMRHFGVKHKFCTQTLGVDKGYKNQSFYRKHFDTEENRVNQLFAQAKACKVLVEKCTVTVQDIQNHLSQGHIAIVLVNAVLLLCDLCSSPVKYCCFLPIGQKCFCRNPDYQGHFIVLCGYNKASGSIYYNNPAYADRTCCTSISNFEEARTSYGTDEDILFIYADS is encoded by the exons ATGGCCTCCTCCAGCTTCCCGCCGTGCACCGCGCGCCGGAACCGGAAGGCGGCTGTGGCAGCAGGACgggccctgcccttcccttcccgcCCCGGGCGCCTGGGGCCGCGCTGCCGCGGCACCACGGTTCCGCCGCAGTCCTGTCCCGCCGGCCGGGGACAACCCCGTCCCGCCGGCGGCACCGCCGCgctccctgggcagggctggccacCGGCGCGCCCCGCGCTTCCCCGCCCGCCCCAGGCCGCACCCCAgcccgcggccccgcggcccccgcccgccgcgtcATGCCCCTGCCCACCGCCACGCCCGGCCACCGCCCCACACACCGCGGCGCCAGCGCGGGGCAGGCGCCCCGGGGCCCGGCCACAcgcagcccccgcccccggggccgGAAGAAGCCAGCGCCGCGCCGAGGGATGTCGGGCCGCCGCGGGCCGGCTCGGCGGGGCCGGCAGTGAGCGGGCGGCAGGCCCCGCCACCGCCATGAAGAGCCCCCGGGAGCCtggggagccgccgccgccag TTGACTGCATCCAGCTGAAAGTACCAGTCATTCAGCAGCTGTACCACTGGGACTGTGGGCTAGCCTGCTCCAGGATGGTGCTTCA GTACCTGAATCATTTGGACAACGATGAATTTCAGAAAGCCATCCAGGAACTCCAGTTAACAAAGAGTATCTGGACTATTGACCTGGCCTACCTAATGCGGCACTTCGGTGTTAAGCATAAATTTTGCACCCAGACGCTTGGAGTGGACAAGGGCTACAAAAATCAG TCCTTTTACAGGAAGCACTTTGACACAGAAGAGAATCGAGTGAATCAGCTCTTTGCACAAGCCAAAGCCTGCAAGGTGTTGGTGGAGAAGTG CACAGTAACTGTTCAAGACATCCAAAACCATCTGTCCCAAGGTCACATAGCCATCGTCCTAGTGAATGCAGTCCTGCTGTTGTGTGATCTTTGCTCAAGTCCTGTCAAATACTGCTGCTTCCTTCCCATTGGACAGAAGTGCTTCTGCAGGAATCCCGATTATCAGGGCCATTTCATTGTGTTATGTGGCTACAACAAAGCCTCAGGGAGTATTTACTACAACAACCCTGCCTATGCTGACC GAACATGCTGCACCAGCATTAGTAACTTTGAGGAAGCCAGGACAAGTTATGGCACTGATGAAGATATTCTTTTCATCTACGCAGACAGCTGA